Within the Pseudomonadota bacterium genome, the region CCGCGGGCAGGTTCGACGTCGCGCTCATCGATCTCATGGTCCCGGAGACGAACGGCCTGCAGCTGTCGCGGATGATCCGCGCGCGGTTCCCCGAGGTGACGACGATCCTGATGTCCGCGTACCACCTCTCCCTGGCGCAGCTCGTTCGGGCGAACACCGGGGCCGTCGGCTTCGTGCCGAAGCCGTTCCGCTTCGACGACCTCGTGCAGTTCGTCCGCGTCAAGGCGGCGCGCAGCCCCTCGACGGCGCCGGCGCCCTTCGCCGCGACCGCGCCCGACAGCGGGCTGCACACCCCGTTCGAGCTGCCCCGGACCGCGTAGCCCGGCTCCCGCGCCCCGTCGCCGGCCTTGACCGCGAAAGAACGGTTGTGCGAGTATGGCGGCCGCTCGGAACGACACCAAATAGGATACGGAGGAGAACCGTGAACCGACGTCGCAACATCATCGTCGCCACGCTGGCCCTGGCCGCGTTCGGGATCTCCGCGCTCGCCGCGC harbors:
- a CDS encoding response regulator; this encodes MMNEPPRANGLSVLVIDHDFNEQKALVIGLRLEGFQADGASSSASALEALAAGRFDVALIDLMVPETNGLQLSRMIRARFPEVTTILMSAYHLSLAQLVRANTGAVGFVPKPFRFDDLVQFVRVKAARSPSTAPAPFAATAPDSGLHTPFELPRTA